The Paenibacillus beijingensis nucleotide sequence AATCCTTCTTCCACTGCTTCGCATCCGCCGACATATGAACGGTTGCTTTAAACCCGATCCGGGCGCTCATAATGCCGATGCTAAGCCCCAAATTTCCGGTGGAACCGACGGCAACCGAATATTGCGAGAAAAAATCCCGGAATTTTTCGCTGTCGAGCGCCGTATAATCTGCATGGGGTTGACCGCCTTCGAGTGCCGAATAATCATCATGTGATTGACCACCGTCATGCGAAGCTGCACCGCGCGCCGGGAGCTGGCTCGGTGCGGATTCTCCGCGCGTCTGAAGCCCATGACGGATCGCCAGCTCCTCCGCGTGCTTCAGCACCTCGTAAATGCCGCCTCTTGCTTTAATCGAGCCCGAAACCGGAAGATGGCTGTCGCATTTCAGCAGCAGCCGGCCGGCCAGCTTTGGATCAAAGTGCTGATCCATGCTCTGCTGCTCCATGTACTGCCGTTCCAAATACTGCCGCTCCATATACGCCTTCATCGAAGCAATCTCAACGAGCGGAGATTCAATGATTCCGCCATTCTCTTTCAGCTCGGGAAACACCTGCGCAAGATAAGGCGCGAACCGCCGCAGCCTGTCTTCCGCCTCCGTCACATCTTCCTGCGAAAGCGAAACGTTCGCACTGCCTCGTTCAAACGGCTCATAGCCCGGGTTAGCCCAGAACAATTCCTTGGCAGCGATCAGCTCGCTGACCAAAGGGAACTGCTCGGTTAAAGTCCGCATCAAATCTTTGCCGGCCGGCTCCATCGTCATCACAACCTTCATCCGTTCTATCAAGCTCCGGTAATACAGCCTAAGTGTCCGTTCTATCAAGCTTCCGTAATACAGCCAAAGAGCATCCGTTCTATTAAGCCCCGGTAATACAAGCCAAAGGGCCAACGATTGTTGACCCTTAAGGAACCATAGCCCATATGGATACCGCTACGCCGCTTCCGATATTGACATACCGGTGCGGCGTCGTGCTCGGAAAGCAAATGCTGTCCCCTTCATTCAATACAATCTCCTGCTGATCCAGGATGATTTTCATTTCCCCTTGAATGACGAAGCCGCACTCCTCGCCCGAATGGCTGATCAGATCTTTTTCAATCATATCCCCCGGCTCAATCTCCACGAGCAAGTACTCGATTTTGCCGGGACGGTTCGGAGAAAGAATATGGTAGCGGACATTGGAGTCGGACAGCTCCATCAACCGCCGCCGGTCTTTGCGGACAACAATGTGCTCTTCTTCGATGCCTTGAAAAAAGTGATGGATCGGAACGTTCAGCGCGGTGCAAATTTTCCAAAACGTCCCTACCGTCGGATCGACGATCCCCCGTTCGATTTGGGACAGCAGACCGATGCTCAGTCCTGTTTTTTCCGCGAGCTCCTGAAGGGTGTAGTCTCGCTGTTTGCGCATTTCCCGCACGCGTTCACCGTTAAACATTCGCATTCACCTCAAGTAAATGGCATGCACAGCCCCAATCCTGTTCCTTTTCCGCAAAAAGAGGCGCCTTAAGACAAATGTTTTGACGCAAGGGGCACTTTTGGTAAAACACGCACGCCCCGCTGCCACCGTCCGCTGCCGGCTCGGCAAACCCGATACCTTGTGTCGTTTCTTCGTACACGCTCGGCAGGGAAGACAGCAGAATCCGCGTATACGGATGGTCGGGCTGCCGGAACAACTCCCCGGCGGGGCCGACCTCAACCAGCTTACCCTTATATAATACGGCAATCCGGTCACACATGTAGCGAATGACCGACATATTATGCGAAATAAATAAATACGTTAAATTCCGTTCTTTTTTAAGCTCTTTCAGCAGGTTGAGCACCTGTGCCTGCACGGAAACGTCAAGAGCCGAGGTCGGCTCATCGAGCACGATAAAAGACGGATCGGTAATTAACGCGCGCGCGATCGCGATCCGCTGCCGCTGCCCGCCACTGAACTCGTGCGGATAACGGTAAAGATGCTCTTCTTTTAGGCCCACCCGCTTGATGAGCGCATGAAGCTTCGCTTCCGCCCCCTTATCCTTCCGCTCCGCCGCCGGCAGCGCATGAAGCGGTTCTAAAATAATGTCTTTAACGGTCATGCGAGGATCAAGCGAAGACTGGGGATCTTGAAATACGATCTGAATTTGCCCGGGACGCGGACTATGGAACTTCCCTTTGTTCCATAATGATTCTCCAAGGTACGTAATGCTTCCTTCCGTCGGCATTTCCAGCCCGATCAGCATTTTGCCGATCGTGCTTTTCCCCGATCCGGATTCTCCGACAAGCCCGAA carries:
- a CDS encoding D-serine ammonia-lyase, encoding MKVVMTMEPAGKDLMRTLTEQFPLVSELIAAKELFWANPGYEPFERGSANVSLSQEDVTEAEDRLRRFAPYLAQVFPELKENGGIIESPLVEIASMKAYMERQYLERQYMEQQSMDQHFDPKLAGRLLLKCDSHLPVSGSIKARGGIYEVLKHAEELAIRHGLQTRGESAPSQLPARGAASHDGGQSHDDYSALEGGQPHADYTALDSEKFRDFFSQYSVAVGSTGNLGLSIGIMSARIGFKATVHMSADAKQWKKDLLRSKGVTVVEYVSDYSKAVEEGRKQAAQDPKCYFIDDENSVDLFLGYATAASRLSKQLEEMNIRVDAEHPLFVYLPCGVGGGPGGVAFGLKLLFQDHVHCFFAEPTHSPCMLLGMMTGLHDGISVQDIGMDNVTAADGLAVGRPSGFVGRMMEPLLSGCYTVDDSTLYRLLQAMAATENIRLEPSALAGALGPVQLLSTASGQEYIRRHQLQDRMSRAAHIVWATGGSMVPKEIMEEYLSKK
- a CDS encoding oligopeptide/dipeptide ABC transporter ATP-binding protein, encoding MNDLIQMRQVGKRFGKGKQLVHAVQEMTMSIRQGEAFGLVGESGSGKSTIGKMLIGLEMPTEGSITYLGESLWNKGKFHSPRPGQIQIVFQDPQSSLDPRMTVKDIILEPLHALPAAERKDKGAEAKLHALIKRVGLKEEHLYRYPHEFSGGQRQRIAIARALITDPSFIVLDEPTSALDVSVQAQVLNLLKELKKERNLTYLFISHNMSVIRYMCDRIAVLYKGKLVEVGPAGELFRQPDHPYTRILLSSLPSVYEETTQGIGFAEPAADGGSGACVFYQKCPLRQNICLKAPLFAEKEQDWGCACHLLEVNANV
- a CDS encoding helix-turn-helix domain-containing protein — protein: MFNGERVREMRKQRDYTLQELAEKTGLSIGLLSQIERGIVDPTVGTFWKICTALNVPIHHFFQGIEEEHIVVRKDRRRLMELSDSNVRYHILSPNRPGKIEYLLVEIEPGDMIEKDLISHSGEECGFVIQGEMKIILDQQEIVLNEGDSICFPSTTPHRYVNIGSGVAVSIWAMVP